ATCGATATTATCTACGCTATAAAAAGCTTATTTCAAAAGAATATATCACCCGGGATCAGTTTATTACACTGATATTGAATTGCCTGCAAAGAGCTGCATATTCAGCATTAATAAGCTGAACCATTTCCTCATCACCTGCAACATTGTCAGGATGAAACATCTTCATAAGATCCTTGTATCTCTTCTTGAGAGTAAGAGCACTGTCTACTCCTCTGAACATAAGATCCAGCGCATCATATTCATTCTGCCTCTGATAAGTCTTCTCCCTCTCAAGTCTGACAAACTCAGCTTCAAGTTTCTTCTTATCCATATTAAGCTGAGCATAACCATTATTGAGAATATGTAGTCTCTGCTCAAAAAGTGCCTTATCAGCATCGAGCTTCTTGGAAGCATTCTCAAGTTTACGCTCAAGAGCATCCCTTCTCTCTTTGAAGGCACGTTCATCTGCTTCCAACCTGGCATACCTATCCTCGAGAGCGCTCTCCTGATTCTCAAGCCTTACACTCTCTTTAAACAGCCATAAACGAAGCTGAGAAAGTTCATCCTCTGTCCCGTTTAGTATGATTTCTTCGATATTTCTTCTTTCTTCCATATGGATACCCCCTAAGAAGAGGCAGCATACTTATTCCGCGTCAGGAAAAGCTATATCTTTTGCCTCGTCATCATCCATCATGTTTTCTTTCTTGGCAGAAATACGATCTACAATGTCAGGCACAAGATCAAGTACCTTGGTGACAGCATCCTGATTCTTGACATTGACAAGTTTGGTAGTACCATCCTTGATAACAAGTACAGCGCTTGGTGACATCTTGGCACCAAAACCTCCGCAACCACCGTTTTTCTTGTCAGCTTCTGAAGAACCGGCTCCTACGCCAAAAGATACGTCAACAAGTGGAACAATAATTGTATCTCCAACCTTGGTAGCCTCGCCTACAACAGTCTTGGCTGCCATGACCCTGTTCATTCCTCCAAGTAAAGACTCCACAACCTCATTAAAATTACTCACTATACACCTCCAACGATTCCATCAGGAATTTATTATCTTCTTAAATCTCCTGATAACTTTTTTCACATCTTTATTAAAGTAGCAGACGCATACACAATACAATATGGTAAATACAGTAATGTGCCCCTTAAAATGAGCATCTGCATAAATAACTTTCCTGTCAAAATCAGGTCTGAATGATACGCTCTTAAATAGGACAGGATAAAGAGCTCCATAAGCCGCCATGGCCTGCGCTGTATCCGCAGGATCTCCAAGTCCAAGCATTAAATCCACCTTGGATTTATCAGGTAAGATCATCCTGATCATTCTAATAAGCTTACCCTTGACCAGCTCAAATGCCCGCTTGAAAATATCGTTTTCAAGTGTAGTTTTTATCATCCCTATCTTACCACAAACTCTAGATATTGTATATTGGATTTTTCCAAGCACATTTTGTGGCGTTTTTAGAATATTTTCAACTTTATCTATAATATCCTGTACAATTTCTATCAGCGCCTTATCTTCAGAATCTGTTCTAGTATTAGTATCGGATTCAGAATCCGAATCTTTATCACTTTCATCAGAATTTGTGTTGCCACTTTCTACCGGTTCCGCATCAGATTTCGCATCATCAGATGTATCTTCATTTCCCTCTGTAGCTATATCTTCGGCATTTTGGATACTATCTTCTGCCTGGCTATTATCTTCATTAACGCTATCAGATTTTTCTTTTTTACGTTTCTTTTTTTCTTTGTCTTTATTTTTCTCTTTTCGCGGAAGTATCTTAATTCCCATTATCCTGACTGTAAATTCTTTATTCTCAGGATATTGTATTCCTCCGCTGATAAAATGAAGAAGCCATGAAAAACTGGCTGAGCCAATGATCTTTTCAAGATCAAAGCCCTGTTCAAGATCAGTCTCCGGAATAGTCCCGTCAAGTTTGTACCTTATAGGGACAAATAACACCAGTATCAATATCAGTAGCACCAATGCCAAAATGACAAGTAGCGCTATCCCAATTATCTTAAGTACAGTAAGTAACCCCGTAAGCATATAATGCTCCCAACAAAATTATTCTTGAGTAAGTAAGTAATCTACAAGTCTGCCATCCATACCTATATTAGAAGCTTCCTGCGAAATCCTAAGGACTATGTCGACCGCCTCCTCATAGCTGGATGCAATTCCATAAATCAGGACAGGATGCTTGCGATAATATGGCTGTCTCAAAAAAGCACAGTGAATAATATCAAGCTGATCGTTGTCACCCATTGCCCTGGTGACACAGTAAATGTTAAACTGACCGCTACCGGTATATAACTTCCATTTTACCAGAGTCCTCTTTTTAACATTTTTTCCCCAATATAGATTACTGTAAAACTGGCAAAAACCGCCTTTTTTCATTACCGTTTTCCCTCGTAAATGATGAAAATATCAGGTCATGGATCATAAATGTAATTTCATCATATTATCTATGATAACATAAAATCACGACATTCTATCCTATTCAACACCGAAATATGCATCAAAGATTCTTTTTGCGATTGGAACTGCATAACTTCCGCCGCTTCCGGCATCCTCCACGATGATTGTCACACATATTTCCGGATCATCATAAGGAGCAAATCCGGTAAACCAGGCATGAGAATCTGACGTTGATGTATTATATTCTGCAGATCCGGTCTTGCCGGCCGCTGTATAAGAGAGGCCCTTTAATTTACTGGCTGTACCGCTTAGCACAACCTGCTGCATCATTTCAGTCAGAATTCCTGACTCGTCCTGAGACATAAGTCTCTTATAATTCTCGGAAGAAAAACTCTTAACCGATTTACCTGTGTCACTCTTTACAGAGGAAATCATATATGGTTTCATCAGGACGCCCTTATTTGCAATTGCACAAGTGATCATATTCATATGCATAGGCGTAACCGTAGTTGTACCCTGCCCTATTGATAACTGCATTACGTCTTCACTCGATGTTGATGCATCATATACAGCTGAGCTCTTTGAGTATAAACCTGTCAGAGGAAGCTCTGAATTAAATAACAGGTCATCCAGAGTATCATCGAAAGTTGCTCTATCAATACTTACACCCATGTTAGCAAATGATGAGTTACATGACTTGGCAAAAGAGCTGACAAAGTCTACAGATCCGTGATTCTCGCCATGGAAACAGGATATCGTATTGCCGTCATATGTATATTTACCACTGCAACTGAACTTATAGTCTTGGTAGTTATTTGAATGATCCCGCAGATATGCAAGAGCTGTCACAATCTTAAACGTCGATCCAGGCGGATAGAGTCCCTGGGTTGCTCTGTTAAGGAGTTTTGCATCAGGAGACTTATCAGCAATAAGGCTGTCCCATTCCTGTGCTATTGTATTGGGATCATAATCCGGCTTGGATACCATAGCCAGCACTTCACCAGTTTTGGGATTAGTTACAACTATAGCTCCCTTTCTTGCAGAAAGGGCATTAAAAGCCACCTCCTGAAGATTAACATCGAGAGTAGTATAAACGTTATCTCCGGGATACTTGGAGCCTGTCGCATCAAGTGCAACCTTATCCTGCAATTCAATACTGGTATTGATCAGATAATAATTTGCAAGTGACTCAATTCCCGCTTTACCATTGGTAGAATAACCAACAACATGGGCAAATTCTTTGCCATAAGGGTAAACTCTTTGGTCCTTGCCGTCTTCACCTGTCGTCGTATAAGCTAGGACATCTCCATCTCTTGATAGTATCTTGCCCCTGTAGTTCTGTGATAAAAGAATCTGCTGTCTTGTATTATAGCTGTTATTAAGTAAGACCTGCCTGTTACTGTAAGCATAATTACAGATATAGCAAATAAGTACAGCAAACAATAATGTATAAAAAGTACCCAAAACGATTATTGGTTTGGATCTTATTTTCTTTTTCCTTTTAATTTCTGTCCGTCTCGTATCCCTGCTTGCGTCCACGCTTTTTAGCCTCCAACTTTCTGCGTCTTAATTCCCTTGCTTCATAAATTTCTTCCTGTCTGATCATACAGATACCCTCAGCGATCATGATCATGACGATTGTAACAAGCACCGACGTTCCACCATAGCTGACAAGAGGAAGTGTAACTCCTGTAAGA
The sequence above is a segment of the Butyrivibrio proteoclasticus B316 genome. Coding sequences within it:
- a CDS encoding J domain-containing protein, with the protein product MEERRNIEEIILNGTEDELSQLRLWLFKESVRLENQESALEDRYARLEADERAFKERRDALERKLENASKKLDADKALFEQRLHILNNGYAQLNMDKKKLEAEFVRLEREKTYQRQNEYDALDLMFRGVDSALTLKKRYKDLMKMFHPDNVAGDEEMVQLINAEYAALCRQFNISVIN
- a CDS encoding GerW family sporulation protein encodes the protein MSNFNEVVESLLGGMNRVMAAKTVVGEATKVGDTIIVPLVDVSFGVGAGSSEADKKNGGCGGFGAKMSPSAVLVIKDGTTKLVNVKNQDAVTKVLDLVPDIVDRISAKKENMMDDDEAKDIAFPDAE
- a CDS encoding DUF2953 domain-containing protein; translation: MLTGLLTVLKIIGIALLVILALVLLILILVLFVPIRYKLDGTIPETDLEQGFDLEKIIGSASFSWLLHFISGGIQYPENKEFTVRIMGIKILPRKEKNKDKEKKKRKKEKSDSVNEDNSQAEDSIQNAEDIATEGNEDTSDDAKSDAEPVESGNTNSDESDKDSDSESDTNTRTDSEDKALIEIVQDIIDKVENILKTPQNVLGKIQYTISRVCGKIGMIKTTLENDIFKRAFELVKGKLIRMIRMILPDKSKVDLMLGLGDPADTAQAMAAYGALYPVLFKSVSFRPDFDRKVIYADAHFKGHITVFTILYCVCVCYFNKDVKKVIRRFKKIINS
- a CDS encoding peptidoglycan D,D-transpeptidase FtsI family protein; the protein is MDASRDTRRTEIKRKKKIRSKPIIVLGTFYTLLFAVLICYICNYAYSNRQVLLNNSYNTRQQILLSQNYRGKILSRDGDVLAYTTTGEDGKDQRVYPYGKEFAHVVGYSTNGKAGIESLANYYLINTSIELQDKVALDATGSKYPGDNVYTTLDVNLQEVAFNALSARKGAIVVTNPKTGEVLAMVSKPDYDPNTIAQEWDSLIADKSPDAKLLNRATQGLYPPGSTFKIVTALAYLRDHSNNYQDYKFSCSGKYTYDGNTISCFHGENHGSVDFVSSFAKSCNSSFANMGVSIDRATFDDTLDDLLFNSELPLTGLYSKSSAVYDASTSSEDVMQLSIGQGTTTVTPMHMNMITCAIANKGVLMKPYMISSVKSDTGKSVKSFSSENYKRLMSQDESGILTEMMQQVVLSGTASKLKGLSYTAAGKTGSAEYNTSTSDSHAWFTGFAPYDDPEICVTIIVEDAGSGGSYAVPIAKRIFDAYFGVE